The Kitasatospora albolonga nucleotide sequence AACATGCCGTCCTCGGCCCCGGACCGCGGCTCACGGCCGTGAGCCGGTGGGCCGCCCGCCATGACCTCCGAGGTAATCGACGCCCTCCGTCCCGCGCGGCAGCATCGGAGGCGTACCGAACGATCACGCCACGCCCACCCCGGAGGACCGGACCATGACCGCGTACGCCATCGCCCACCTGCGCCCTGCCGACGGCCCCGTCCACGACGAGGTGCTGAGCTACATCGAGCGCATCCAGGCCACGATGGAGCCCTACGGAGGCCGCTTCCTGGTGCACGGGGCCGAGGTGGAGGTGCTGGAGGGGGAGTGGCCGGGGGCGGTGGTCGTCGTCGGGTTTCCCGGGGGCGGGGAGGCCCGCGCCTGGTACGCGTCCCCCGCCTACCAGGAGCTCCTGCCCCTGCGCACCCGGCACCTCGACGGTGACACGGTGATCGTCCCGGGCGTCGGCCCCGAGTACGACGCGTCGGCCACGGCGGCGGCCATGAGGGCGGCGCGGGACCGGGGAGCGCGGGACCGGGTGGCCGGGTAGGGCGCGGGGGCGCCTCAGCCCCTCCAGGTGACCTGATGCCCCCTGCGGGCCGCCTCAGCCCCTCCGGCCCCCCGCCACCGCCGCCCGGTAGTACCGCAGGTCGCTGCGGCGTACGTGGCGCACCCCCGCCAGGTCCGTGGGCGAGGCGGCGGCCCGGGGGCAGCCGCCCAGGCGGTTCCGGGGCGGGGGCTCGGCGGTCGCCCGGCGGAGGTGGTGCCAGGGCTGGAGCGGGAGCCAGAGCAGGCCGTACAGCCAGCGCAGCACCAGGCGGCGGAACTCCGGCCGGCCCGCGTCGGGCAGCCGGATCACCCGTACGCCCATGATCAGCTTCCCGGCGCTCGCCCGTACGGCCATCGTGAGCAGCACCTGGTTGGCGAAGGACAGCACCGTCAGCTGGCCGACGAGCACCGCCGCCGTCCGCCCCGCGCCCGCGTCCGTGGCCCCCAGGCAGGAGTGCAGCAGCAGGCCGACGACCAGCAGGCACAGGTAGCAGTCCAGCCCGGTCGCCAGGTAGCGGCGGGTTTCGCCCGTTCCCCGGGGGACGCGGGGCTGCCGCGCGGGGGTGCCGTACGGGTCCGGGTACGGCCGTACGGGAGGTGCGGCGGTGCGGCCGGTTCCGTACAACAACCTTGGCTCATAAGGAGATTGCGCTCTCCGGCGCCCCCGCCGCTTCGTCATGGGGAGCATCATGACTGATCGTCAGGCGGGGTGTCGCGGTTCCTGACGGGTAACCCCTTCGCTCTTACCGATTTCACCGATCCCTTACGTTGGCGGGAACAGACACACGAGTGGTACGGGGGCGGCGATGGGATTCAACGGCACCATATGGAGGCTGCGGCGCGGCGCGGAACTCGTCGGGGAGATCGCCGTCGACGGCGCGGACTTCCCCTGGCTGCACGGCCGGTTCCTCCCCGGCCCGGCCTTCGACCCCGCCGTGCGTCAGCTCTTCGACCGCGAGCTGGCCCTCCTGGAACGGCTGGAGGAGGACGAGAGCGACGAGAGCGCGGAGGCGTGGGAGCGGGCCTACGACGAGGTGAACCGTACGCTCGCGCTGGCCGGCCCGGAGGGGGCGGCGGTCGCCGAGTTCCTGCTGCACATCCGGGGGGACCGGGCCTGGTTCCGGTGGAGCGACACCCCGTTCTCGGAGGAGGGGCTGTAAGGGGCGGGGCCTTGCCGCAAAGATGAAAAGATGAGTGGAAGGGCCACTATGTGGATGGCCGTTCAAGATCATCGGGTGACGCGGGACAATCGGGGCGTACGACGGTCCCACCCACCGCCCGCCAGGGCCGCCGGGCGGACCGGAGGCGCCCCTCCGGGACGAGGGCGCTCCTCCGGGACGGGGGTGCCGACGCGCACGAGCCGACCACGGAAGGTCTTGATCAGATGCCGGTCATCCCCGACGCCACCGACCCCGCCCGCTCGCACGATGCCGCGGACCGTGTCATCGAGCCCCTCTACGCCGAGATCCTGCGGCGCAACCAGGGCGAGAAGGAGTTCCACCAGGCGGTCCGCGAGGTCCTGGAGACGCTCGGACCCGTGCTGACCCAGCGCCCCGAGTTCGTGGACGCCCGCATCATCGAGCGCATATGCGAGCCCGAGCGCCAGCTGATCTTCCGGGTGCCGTGGGCCGACGACTCCGGCGACATCCACGTCAACCGCGGTTTCCGGGTCGAGTTCTCCAGCTCGCTCGGCCCCTACAAGGGCGGCCTGCGCTTCCACCCCTCCGTCAACCTCGGCATCGTGAAGTTCCTCGGCTTCGAGCAGATCTTCAAGAACGCCCTCACCGGCATGCCCATCGGCGGCGGCAAGGGCGGCGCGGACTTCGACCCCAAGGGCCGCTCCGACGCCGAGATCATGCGGTTCTGCCAGTCCTTCATGACCGAGCTCCACCGCCACCTGGGCGAGTACACCGACGTCCCGGCCGGTGACATCGGCGTGGGCGGCCGGGAGATCGGTTACCTCTTCGGCCAGTACAAGCGGATCACCAACCGTTACGAGTCCGGCGTCCTCACCGGCAAGGGCCTCGGCTGGGGCGGCGCCCAGGCCCGGACGGAGGCCACCGGCTACGGCACGGTCCTGTTCACCGCCGAGATGCTGCGCAGCCGGGGCGAGTCCCTGGAGGGCCAGACCGTCGCCGTCTCCGGCTCCGGCAACGTGGCCATCTACGCCGTCGAGAAGGCCCAGCAGCTCGGCGCGACCGTCATCACCTGCTCGGACTCCAGCGGTTACGTCGTCGACGAGAAGGGCATCGACCTCGCCCTCCTCAAGGAGATCAAGGAGGCGGGCCGGGGCCGGGTCTCCGAGTACGCCGAGCGGCGCGGCGCCCACGCCCGGTTCGTTCCCGGTACGGGGGTGTGGTCGGTCCCTGTGGACGTGGCCCTGCCCTGCGCCACCCAGAACGAGCTCCACGAGGCCGACGCGCTCGAACTCGTACGCAACGGGGTCAAGGCGGTGGCCGAAGGTGCCAACATGCCCACCACGCCGGACGCGGTCCAGGTCTTCCAGCAGGCGGGCGTCGCCTTCGCCCCGGGCAAGGCGGCCAACGCGGGCGGGGTCGCCACGAGCGCCCTGGAGATGCAGCAGAACGCCTCCCGGGACTCCTGGACCTTCGCCCACACGGAGGAGCGCCTCGCCGAGATCATGCGCCACATCCACGACTCCTGCTACACGACCGCCGAGCGGTACGGCAGCCCGGGCAACTACGTGGTGGGCGCGAACATCGCGGGCTTCGAGCTGGTGGCGGACGCGATGCTGGCGCAGGGGCTGATCTGACCGTACGCCGAGGGCGGCCACCGGCCCGCGCGGGAACGCCCGCCGGGCCGGTGGCCCCGGCCTCGTCGTCACGCCGCTTCGCCGCCCGTCCGCTCGGTCACGTCACTTCGCCGCCTGACCGTCCGGTCACGCCGCCTCGCCGTCCGTTCGTTCTGTCACGCCGCTTCGCCGTCAGCAGATCCGCCCGGAGCGCAACGCCCGGCCCGTGCCTGCCGGGCGCCCGGCTCCTAGGCTGGAGCGGTGACCATCCGAGCGACGAACCAGCCCCGCGTCCGCGTTGTCCCCCTGCGCCCGCTCCCCGCCCCGGCCGGACCCGCCCCCGCCAGGGAGCCGCTCTGGCGCGACCTCGCCGGGGGCGTACTGCGGAGCGAACGGCAGGCCCAGGGGCGGACGTTGAAGGACGTGGCCGATGCGGCACGGATCTCGATGCCCTACCTCTCCGAGGTGGAGCGCGGCCGGAAGGAGGCGTCCTCGGAGGTGCTGGCGGCTGCCGCCCAGGCGCTCGGGCTGAGCCTCGCCGAGGTCCTTGCGCTGGCCCAGGGGGAGTTGATCAGGCTGTCGGGGGCGCGGTCCCGGAGCCTCGGGGCCAGCCGCCCGGCGGGCCCGGGGGCCGGGGCGGGGGCGATGGACACCGTACGGCTGGCGGCTTGAGCGGGTGTCACGGCCGATCCGGAGGTACCGTCCTCGGCATGGACTCTCGCACCACAGTCGAGCGCGCTGAGCGCTTCAGGCACCTGCACGCCGACCACCGGCCGCTCGTGCTCCCGACCGTCTGGGACGCCTGGTCGGCCCGGACCGCAGCCGCCGCCGGGTTTCCCGCCCTGACGGTCGGCAGCCACCCGCTCGCCGACTCCCGGGGAGCGGAGGACCAGGAGGGGCAGACCTTCGAGGAGGTGCTCGCCGCCGTCAGGCCGATCATCGCGGCGGTCGACATCCCGGTCTCCGTGGACCTGGAGGCCGGGTACGGGCAGAAGCCCGCGGATCTCGTCGCCGGACTGGTCGAGATCGGTGGCGTCGGCCTCAACATCGAGGACACCGTCCACTCGGAGGGCGGACGGGTGCGCACCACGCAGGAGCACGCGAGCTACATCGCGGGCCTGCGCGCGGCGGCCGACGCCTCGGGCGTTCCGGTCTGGATCAACGGACGCACGGACCTTTTCGCGCACGCGGAGGACGCCGCAGGCGTGCTCGACGAGGCGATCGAGCGGCTGCGGGCCATGGAGCAGGCAGGCGCGGACAGTGTCTACCCGGTGCGCATCCAGGACGACGACGAACTGCTCAGGGCGGTGACGGCCGCGGTCTCCGTTCCCGTCAACTCCACGGCCCACCCCGTCAAGCACGACCTCGAACGCTTCCGCCGTCTCGGCGTCGGCCGGGTCACCTACGGTCCGCTGCTGCAACTCGCCCTGACGGACGCGATGAAGGACATGCTCGGCCCCTGGGCGCCGTGAACCCCGTACAGGGTTTGACCGCAGCGGTCGTGAGGTGAGGCAGAGCGCGGGCAGACCGTTCGCCACCGCGGAACGGGAGCGGTCTCCCCGCGGCGCATCCCCACATATGTGGAGCTGATTCCGTCGAAGCCGACGAAGTCCTGGTCCGTTGCCTCCCCACGAATGGTGCGGGGGCCGGCGGGCGCCCGGGTGACCTTCATGCCACCCCGTCCGACTCGTCGGAGCCTGCGGCCTGATGGGCGGCATGTCGCTGCGGACGGGCCCGACG carries:
- a CDS encoding phosphonomutase, with product MDSRTTVERAERFRHLHADHRPLVLPTVWDAWSARTAAAAGFPALTVGSHPLADSRGAEDQEGQTFEEVLAAVRPIIAAVDIPVSVDLEAGYGQKPADLVAGLVEIGGVGLNIEDTVHSEGGRVRTTQEHASYIAGLRAAADASGVPVWINGRTDLFAHAEDAAGVLDEAIERLRAMEQAGADSVYPVRIQDDDELLRAVTAAVSVPVNSTAHPVKHDLERFRRLGVGRVTYGPLLQLALTDAMKDMLGPWAP
- a CDS encoding transcriptional regulator, whose amino-acid sequence is MTIRATNQPRVRVVPLRPLPAPAGPAPAREPLWRDLAGGVLRSERQAQGRTLKDVADAARISMPYLSEVERGRKEASSEVLAAAAQALGLSLAEVLALAQGELIRLSGARSRSLGASRPAGPGAGAGAMDTVRLAA
- a CDS encoding glutamate dehydrogenase; the protein is MPVIPDATDPARSHDAADRVIEPLYAEILRRNQGEKEFHQAVREVLETLGPVLTQRPEFVDARIIERICEPERQLIFRVPWADDSGDIHVNRGFRVEFSSSLGPYKGGLRFHPSVNLGIVKFLGFEQIFKNALTGMPIGGGKGGADFDPKGRSDAEIMRFCQSFMTELHRHLGEYTDVPAGDIGVGGREIGYLFGQYKRITNRYESGVLTGKGLGWGGAQARTEATGYGTVLFTAEMLRSRGESLEGQTVAVSGSGNVAIYAVEKAQQLGATVITCSDSSGYVVDEKGIDLALLKEIKEAGRGRVSEYAERRGAHARFVPGTGVWSVPVDVALPCATQNELHEADALELVRNGVKAVAEGANMPTTPDAVQVFQQAGVAFAPGKAANAGGVATSALEMQQNASRDSWTFAHTEERLAEIMRHIHDSCYTTAERYGSPGNYVVGANIAGFELVADAMLAQGLI